A region of Bacillus rossius redtenbacheri isolate Brsri chromosome 2, Brsri_v3, whole genome shotgun sequence DNA encodes the following proteins:
- the LOC134529315 gene encoding 14-3-3 protein zeta isoform X1, with protein sequence MSVDKEELVQRAKLAEQAERYDDMAAAMKAVTETGVELSNEERNLLSVAYKNVVGARRSSWRVISSIEQKTEGSERKQQMAKEYREKVEKELREICYDVLGLLDKYLIPKASNAESKVFYLKMKGDYYRYLAEVATGETRNTVVEDSQKAYQDAFEISKAKMQPTHPIRLGLALNFSVFYYEILNSPDKACQLAKQVGQMCTFKVFVKDGS encoded by the exons ATGTCTGTTGACAAAGAAGAGCTGGTTCAGAGGGCGAAGCTTGCAGAGCAAGCTGAGCGCTATGACGACATGGCAGCTGCAATGAAAGCAGTAACAGAGACAGGCGTTGAGCTCTCAAACGAAGAGCGGAATCTGTTGTCAGTGGCATACAAGAATGTAGTAGGAGCACGTAGGTCATCGTGGAGAGTTATTTCTTCGATTGAGCAGAAGACAGAAGGCTCGGAGAGGAAACAGCAGATGGCCAAAGAGTACAGAGAAAAGGTTGAAAAAGAATTGAGAGAAATCTGCTATGATGTTCTG GGTCTCCTTGATAAATACCTGATTCCTAAGGCCAGCAATGCAGAAAGCAAAGTATTTTATCTCAAAATGAAGGGTGACTACTACAGGTATCTCGCAGAAGTTGCAACAGGAGAAACAAGAAACA CTGTTGTGGAAGACTCCCAGAAAGCGTACCAAGATGCGTTTGAAATAAGCAAGGCCAAAATGCAGCCAACCCATCCAATCAGGCTTGGCCTGGCATTAAATTTCTCCGTCTTCTATTATGAAATCCTCAATTCACCAGATAAAGCATGCCAGTTAGCGAAGCAGGTTGGTCAAATGTGTACATTTAAGGTGTTTGTGAAGGATGGGTCATGA
- the LOC134529315 gene encoding 14-3-3 protein zeta isoform X2, which produces MSVDKEELVQRAKLAEQAERYDDMAAAMKAVTETGVELSNEERNLLSVAYKNVVGARRSSWRVISSIEQKTEGSERKQQMAKEYREKVEKELREICYDVLGLLDKYLIPKASNAESKVFYLKMKGDYYRYLAEVATGETRNTVVDDSQKAYQEAFDIAKSKMQPTHPIRLGLALNFSVFYYEIINSPARACHLAKQVG; this is translated from the exons ATGTCTGTTGACAAAGAAGAGCTGGTTCAGAGGGCGAAGCTTGCAGAGCAAGCTGAGCGCTATGACGACATGGCAGCTGCAATGAAAGCAGTAACAGAGACAGGCGTTGAGCTCTCAAACGAAGAGCGGAATCTGTTGTCAGTGGCATACAAGAATGTAGTAGGAGCACGTAGGTCATCGTGGAGAGTTATTTCTTCGATTGAGCAGAAGACAGAAGGCTCGGAGAGGAAACAGCAGATGGCCAAAGAGTACAGAGAAAAGGTTGAAAAAGAATTGAGAGAAATCTGCTATGATGTTCTG GGTCTCCTTGATAAATACCTGATTCCTAAGGCCAGCAATGCAGAAAGCAAAGTATTTTATCTCAAAATGAAGGGTGACTACTACAGGTATCTCGCAGAAGTTGCAACAGGAGAAACAAGAAACA CGGTAGTCGACGATTCTCAGAAAGCCTACCAAGAGGCATTTGACATTGCTAAGTCAAAAATGCAGCCAACACATCCAATTCGACTTGGGCTTGCCCTGAATTTTTCAGTTTTctattatgaaataataaattcaCCAGCAAGAGCTTGTCATCTGGCAAAGCAGGTAGGCTAG